A single region of the Phormidium ambiguum IAM M-71 genome encodes:
- a CDS encoding DUF5895 domain-containing protein produces the protein MKDKASQSNQPATSTSSTTPTALETPEIELERDEFADPMYLDPNARLPRIQALRGTTPKQCGYFVPADQMAKAGWFNFDEKLLTTYTFEITGVEEQGFLTPSVRMLVCPRTPTLAYDRKATKESKQLVIVGRYLPEYKDEENIGNTQYFEVILLDEKNQPLHQVPLSYRASGANQATFATHWQAFIDEMTACHAISNRIAARGKNNLFKCLCVFCFTTVRELAGTTQKSPACKVANHEVPSLETWKQYFLGFNLERKQQIWEALQPAQPLIVPGLSGSTTPMAQLPPAQ, from the coding sequence GTGAAAGACAAAGCATCTCAATCAAACCAGCCTGCCACTTCAACATCCAGCACTACTCCGACTGCATTGGAAACTCCAGAAATCGAGTTAGAACGGGACGAGTTTGCTGACCCAATGTACCTTGACCCCAATGCCAGACTACCGCGCATCCAGGCATTGCGGGGTACAACTCCCAAACAGTGCGGCTACTTTGTGCCAGCCGACCAAATGGCGAAAGCTGGATGGTTCAATTTTGATGAAAAGTTACTTACTACTTATACTTTCGAGATTACTGGAGTTGAGGAACAAGGGTTTCTCACTCCTTCTGTGCGAATGTTAGTTTGTCCTAGAACTCCTACTTTAGCTTACGATCGCAAAGCTACCAAAGAATCCAAGCAATTAGTAATTGTGGGACGCTATTTACCAGAATATAAGGATGAGGAGAATATCGGCAATACTCAATATTTTGAGGTTATCTTGCTTGATGAGAAGAATCAACCTTTACACCAAGTCCCACTGTCTTACCGAGCTAGCGGTGCTAACCAAGCGACTTTCGCTACCCATTGGCAGGCTTTCATCGATGAAATGACCGCTTGCCATGCTATTAGTAACCGCATCGCCGCTAGGGGTAAGAACAATCTTTTCAAGTGCCTGTGCGTATTTTGTTTCACTACTGTCCGAGAACTCGCTGGGACAACTCAGAAAAGCCCTGCCTGCAAAGTAGCTAACCACGAAGTTCCTAGCTTGGAAACTTGGAAGCAGTATTTTCTGGGATTCAACCTAGAACGCAAACAGCAAATCTGGGAAGCTCTGCAACCTGCTCAACCTCTGATTGTACCTGGTCTTTCGGGTAGCACTACCCCAATGGCTCAACTGCCACCTGCTCAGTAA
- the dnaN gene encoding DNA polymerase III subunit beta produces MKFSCTAKQFDAALDTVMGAIPSKPNHPILANVLLKASNKKLEIGAFDLSLGITAHLEVSVEIEGSFTIPAKHLSNIISTLPKEEELSFTIQSDKQEATLTCSGKRYNFRGMAASDFPQLPTIEPSTGSSAILTASVLARGLKTTLFATASDETKLILTGVRLTVSAQRVEFAATNSKSLAVVKDSLHSHGEQPESSNEKKPKSKRKFSTSSSTSLAITVPKTALKELQKLLGNPTETKDDFPIQLLCNDSQIIFSGANFTLVCRALAGSYPDYQQLIPSSWSREVSVSSQQILAAVTRLATFDKHKIIRLVLNPSEQVLSLYVEGKDIGSGAESLPALIKSDDFQIGFDADVLIPAIKAIPSSELCFSFNESHHPATINLPDSTLSSATVLVMPVELGGESPKHQPSRRKLSSQTASTTIEESETIEDESLSDEASKASVREIEPTEIEEIETESISTDVDEANLELAALPM; encoded by the coding sequence ATGAAATTCTCTTGTACTGCCAAGCAATTCGATGCCGCACTCGATACAGTCATGGGTGCAATACCGAGTAAACCAAATCATCCCATTCTTGCTAATGTTCTCCTCAAAGCATCTAACAAAAAATTAGAAATAGGCGCTTTCGACCTCAGTTTGGGTATCACCGCACATTTGGAGGTATCTGTTGAGATTGAAGGTAGTTTTACAATCCCAGCTAAACATTTATCAAACATTATTTCTACTTTGCCTAAAGAGGAAGAGCTTTCATTTACAATTCAATCTGACAAACAGGAAGCTACATTAACCTGTTCTGGCAAACGCTACAATTTTCGAGGTATGGCGGCATCTGATTTTCCTCAATTACCTACCATAGAACCATCTACAGGTAGTTCGGCTATACTAACTGCCAGTGTCCTAGCGCGGGGATTAAAAACTACTTTGTTTGCCACTGCGTCGGATGAAACTAAGTTAATTCTTACTGGTGTTCGGTTAACTGTGTCAGCCCAGCGTGTGGAATTCGCTGCTACTAATAGTAAATCTCTGGCTGTCGTTAAAGATTCTCTTCATAGTCATGGCGAGCAACCAGAATCATCGAATGAAAAGAAACCCAAAAGTAAAAGGAAATTCTCTACTTCTTCTTCAACTAGTTTAGCTATCACTGTTCCCAAAACTGCTTTAAAAGAGTTACAAAAGCTTTTGGGTAATCCTACAGAAACCAAGGATGATTTCCCGATTCAACTGCTTTGTAATGATAGCCAAATTATCTTTAGTGGCGCTAACTTTACTCTGGTTTGTCGCGCCTTGGCTGGAAGTTATCCTGATTATCAACAATTGATACCTTCTTCTTGGAGTCGAGAAGTTTCTGTCAGTTCTCAACAAATTTTAGCTGCCGTGACTCGCCTTGCTACTTTCGACAAACACAAAATTATTCGTTTAGTTCTCAATCCATCTGAGCAAGTTCTTTCTCTATATGTGGAAGGCAAAGATATTGGTTCTGGTGCTGAATCTTTACCTGCGTTAATCAAAAGTGATGATTTCCAAATTGGCTTTGATGCTGATGTACTTATCCCAGCTATTAAAGCTATTCCTTCTTCTGAATTGTGTTTTTCTTTTAACGAATCTCATCATCCTGCTACTATCAATTTACCGGATAGTACTCTGTCTTCTGCTACAGTTTTAGTCATGCCAGTGGAACTTGGTGGTGAATCTCCAAAACATCAGCCTTCCCGACGTAAATTATCTTCCCAAACTGCATCAACAACTATTGAAGAATCAGAAACTATTGAAGATGAATCATTGTCAGATGAAGCATCAAAAGCATCTGTTAGGGAAATAGAACCCACAGAAATCGAGGAAATCGAAACAGAATCAATATCAACAGATGTAGATGAGGCTAACTTAGAACTCGCTGCACTGCCAATGTAA